One Pyxicephalus adspersus chromosome 3, UCB_Pads_2.0, whole genome shotgun sequence genomic window carries:
- the LOC140327474 gene encoding sec1 family domain-containing protein 2-like, with protein MASGAGLAAFSLKVWEPVLAKSRRAVVFMDDPCAEILHWCGGTELFLAAGALNVKEFSSFESGASKQPKAVFVVSSPLRGRALDVIRDVVSQSCFQYCIVVTAVSPGESEGRAVQEQLEEKLCQWMGNMGYTAEVLWAPLLLAPLSPHLLLAPAFHALFPLLPDQDLQALNRSRPDKKRFPALADVDFPSLTPELQSLIRSLVSQLNQVLEGIGVREECFSVGHLSRIIAGELANYPQAKNRRKLAQNKASLVFIDRTLDVTGMRTTLDPAAKALWESIMSMKQKEAVMEVRRYLVDTASREKLPIKMSMGAISGLIRKNDRYYNKVWA; from the exons ATGGCGAGCGGTGCGGGGTTGGCAGCCTTCAGCCTGAAGGTATGGGAGCCGGTATTGGCTAAGTCTCGGCGGGCGGTGGTGTTTATGGACGATCCGTGTGCGGAGATCCTGCACTGGTGTGGCGGCACCGAACTTTTCCTGGCTGCCGGGGCTCTGAATGTCAAAGAGTTCTCCAGCTTCGAGTCTGGCGCCTCCAAGCAGCCCAAAGCCGTGTTTGTGGTGAGCAGCCCGCTGCGGGGCCGGGCCCTGGATGTGATCCGGGATGTGGTGAGCCAGAGCTGCTTCCAGTACTGCATTGTGGTGACTGCAGTGAGCCCGGGGGAGTCTGAGGGCCGGGCAGTGCAGGAGCAGCTGGAAGAGAAGCTGTGCCAGTGGATGGGTAATATGGGTTACACTGCTGAGGTCCTATGGGCACCACTGCTGCTGGCACCGCTCAGCCCCCATCTTCTCCTGGCTCCGGCTTTCCATGCCCTCTTCCCTCTCCTACCAGATCAAGACCTGCAAGCCCTGAACCGCAGCCGGCCGGACAAGAAGAGGTTCCCGGCGTTGGCCGACGTTGATTTCCCTTCCCTGACCCCGGAGCTTCAATCTCTGATCCGCAGCCTGGTGTCCCAGCTCAACCAAGTTCTGGAGGGCATCGGAGTACGCGAAGAATGCTTCTCAGTGGGTCATCTCAGCAGGATCATTGCTGGAGAATTGGCCAACTACCCTCAGGCCAAGAACCGACGGAAGCTGGCACAGAACAAGGCGTCACTGGTCTTCATAGACAGGACTCTGGATGTGACGGGTATGAGGACTACTCT CGATCCTGCTGCCAAGGCATTGTGGGAGTCCATAATGAGCATGAAACAGAAGGAAGCTGTGATGGAAGTACGAAGGTATCTTGTAGACACAGCTAGCAGAGAGAAACTGCCAATTAAGATGAGTATGG gtgcaatCTCTGGATTGATTCGGAAAAATGACAGATATTACAATAAAGTATGGGCCTAG